A stretch of Desulfovibrio sp. UIB00 DNA encodes these proteins:
- the gap gene encoding type I glyceraldehyde-3-phosphate dehydrogenase, translated as MPVKVGMNGFGRIGRYLLRLMADDKEIQIAAINARADNAALAYLFKYDSTYGTFQGTVDHDENGIIVNGRHIAVTRCKAGEWEWERLGVTLAVETTGTIKDREGLAQHLACGAKKVVISAPGKDVDAMIVMGVNHDVYDGAKHSVISAASCTTNCLAPAVKVLHETFGFRHGLMTTIHSYTMSQRILDGTHKDWRRGRAAAVSMVPSSTGAAKAVGQVMPELEGKLNGMSVRIPTFDCSLVDLTCEVEKACDAAAVNAALQAASKGALAENMGYSEEPLVSIDYKGSTFGGVVDALSTQVLDGTMVKLLIWYDNESGFTNQLLRLLRMVGKDC; from the coding sequence ATGCCCGTGAAAGTTGGAATGAACGGCTTTGGCCGCATCGGTCGGTATCTGCTGCGTCTTATGGCCGACGACAAAGAAATTCAGATCGCCGCCATCAACGCCCGTGCGGACAACGCCGCGCTGGCCTATCTTTTCAAGTATGATTCCACTTACGGAACCTTTCAGGGCACTGTTGATCACGATGAAAACGGCATCATCGTCAATGGCCGCCATATCGCCGTTACCCGCTGCAAGGCGGGCGAATGGGAATGGGAACGCCTTGGCGTAACCCTGGCCGTGGAAACCACGGGCACCATCAAGGATCGGGAAGGCCTGGCCCAGCATCTGGCCTGCGGCGCAAAAAAGGTTGTGATCTCCGCCCCCGGCAAGGACGTGGACGCCATGATTGTTATGGGCGTCAACCATGACGTCTATGACGGCGCAAAACACAGCGTCATTTCTGCCGCATCCTGCACCACCAACTGCCTGGCTCCTGCGGTCAAGGTACTGCACGAGACCTTTGGCTTCCGCCATGGCCTCATGACCACTATCCACTCCTACACCATGAGCCAGCGTATTCTGGACGGCACCCACAAGGACTGGCGTCGCGGCCGCGCCGCAGCCGTGTCCATGGTGCCTTCAAGCACGGGCGCCGCCAAGGCTGTGGGGCAGGTCATGCCGGAACTGGAAGGCAAGCTCAACGGTATGTCGGTGCGTATTCCCACCTTTGACTGCTCGCTGGTCGACCTGACCTGTGAAGTGGAAAAAGCCTGTGATGCCGCCGCTGTCAACGCGGCCCTTCAGGCTGCCAGCAAGGGCGCTCTGGCCGAAAACATGGGCTATTCCGAAGAGCCGCTGGTGTCCATAGACTACAAGGGCAGCACCTTCGGCGGCGTGGTGGATGCACTCTCCACCCAGGTGCTTGACGGCACCATGGTCAAACTGCTCATCTGGTACGACAACGAATCCGGCTTCACCAACCAGTTGCTGCGCCTGCTGCGCATGGTGGGCAAGGACTGCTGA